Proteins from one Corallococcus exiguus genomic window:
- a CDS encoding Uma2 family endonuclease, with translation MGKKPATTADLDALPETKVGEIINGELYVSPLLKPQDSFMLSFVLVEVMQFFDKRMQGPGGWFITRKAEVNIGDDILVADLLGWRRERAPRIWDPDPVILTPDWVGELLTPETEVLDRELKLPLYARAGIPHVWFLERESRMLELFQLEAGRYVRRAIPLDAEPVRVEPFEALALDCSYLWTQVY, from the coding sequence ATGGGAAAGAAGCCTGCGACCACCGCGGATCTGGATGCACTGCCCGAAACCAAGGTGGGCGAAATCATCAACGGCGAGCTGTACGTGAGCCCTCTGCTCAAGCCGCAGGACTCCTTCATGCTGTCCTTCGTGTTGGTGGAGGTCATGCAGTTCTTCGACAAGAGGATGCAGGGGCCCGGTGGTTGGTTCATCACGCGCAAGGCGGAAGTGAACATTGGCGACGACATCCTGGTCGCCGACCTTCTTGGCTGGCGACGGGAGCGGGCGCCAAGGATCTGGGATCCTGATCCCGTCATTCTGACGCCTGATTGGGTGGGCGAGCTGCTGACGCCTGAAACGGAGGTCCTGGATCGCGAGCTGAAGTTGCCTCTGTACGCGCGCGCGGGAATTCCGCATGTCTGGTTCCTCGAGAGGGAGTCCCGGATGCTGGAGTTGTTCCAACTCGAGGCGGGGCGCTATGTGCGAAGGGCCATCCCCCTGGATGCTGAGCCCGTGAGGGTCGAGCCCTTCGAAGCCTTGGCCCTGGATTGCTCCTATCTCTGGACGCAAGTGTACTGA
- a CDS encoding metallophosphoesterase, with translation MPLSPFSLFIALGASLGHLYLFRRLVWSLTSRRGPRLVAALVLGIMTLVLIARRYLQRTLPEAPGDVVELVSYSWMGVALCLVLGLVGVDLGRAVLALGRRLRPAPSAPSVDAERRRFLSQATAGGALALGGGLAGYGSWRAFTAPEVTEVVVRIPKLPRSLDGFSIVQLTDLHVGPFIQRRFMDELVRRANALKPDLVAITGDLVDGTVPRLGGFVAALGNLHARYGSFFVTGNHDYSSGAEDWVAHLGSMGIPSLRNRHVRMGDAGGAFDLVGVDDWHGGRRLGQKGYDLDLALADRDPERAAVLLAHQPANFKVAAERGVDLQISGHTHGGQLFPMTALIGLSWEHSAGHYRHGDSHIYVSRGCGFWGPPMRLGSPPELVKLVLTS, from the coding sequence ATGCCGCTGTCTCCGTTCTCGCTCTTCATCGCGCTGGGTGCCTCGCTCGGGCACCTGTACCTGTTCCGGCGGCTTGTGTGGAGCCTCACGTCCCGCCGTGGGCCCCGGCTCGTCGCCGCGCTCGTGCTGGGCATCATGACGCTCGTGCTGATTGCGCGGCGGTATCTGCAACGCACGCTCCCGGAGGCTCCTGGCGACGTCGTGGAGCTGGTGTCCTATTCGTGGATGGGCGTGGCGCTGTGCCTGGTGCTCGGGCTCGTGGGCGTTGACCTGGGACGCGCCGTGCTCGCTTTGGGACGCCGGCTTCGTCCTGCTCCCTCCGCGCCCTCCGTGGATGCCGAACGGCGGCGCTTCCTGTCGCAGGCGACCGCGGGTGGGGCGCTCGCTCTGGGTGGGGGACTGGCGGGGTATGGGAGCTGGCGCGCGTTCACTGCTCCGGAGGTCACGGAGGTGGTGGTTCGCATTCCGAAGCTGCCCCGCTCGCTGGACGGCTTCAGCATCGTGCAGCTCACCGACCTGCACGTGGGCCCCTTCATCCAGCGGCGCTTCATGGACGAACTCGTGCGGCGGGCCAATGCGCTCAAGCCGGACCTGGTCGCCATCACCGGTGACCTGGTGGATGGCACCGTGCCCCGGCTGGGCGGCTTCGTCGCGGCGCTCGGTAACCTCCATGCTCGCTACGGGAGCTTCTTCGTCACCGGCAACCATGACTATTCGTCCGGCGCGGAGGACTGGGTGGCCCACCTGGGCTCCATGGGCATTCCTTCGCTGCGCAACCGGCACGTGCGCATGGGCGACGCGGGCGGCGCGTTCGACCTGGTCGGCGTCGACGACTGGCACGGCGGCCGGCGCCTGGGACAGAAGGGCTATGACCTGGACCTGGCGCTCGCGGACCGCGACCCCGAGCGCGCCGCGGTGCTGCTCGCGCACCAGCCCGCCAACTTCAAGGTGGCCGCGGAGCGCGGCGTGGACCTTCAAATCTCTGGCCACACCCATGGCGGCCAGCTCTTCCCCATGACGGCGCTCATCGGGCTGAGCTGGGAACACTCCGCTGGCCACTACCGGCACGGCGATTCACACATCTACGTCAGCCGGGGCTGCGGCTTCTGGGGGCCACCCATGCGGCTGGGCAGCCCCCCGGAGCTCGTCAAGCTGGTGCTGACTTCGTGA
- a CDS encoding alpha/beta fold hydrolase — protein sequence MLARTWRGVTKAEDADAYLAYLHQTGLTHYRRTPGNLAAYCLRKVTDGRAEFLLVTLWESMDAVKRFAGDSPERAIFFPEDDRYLIDRDVHVTHYEVPFAEGQAFEPQRIRFDDFRVAGPAGDLRLVDTGGGGKALPVVFVHGLAGNASHWQAQLEHLARQGRRGIALELRGHGCSTVPEPEDYTLESLAGDIAAVVRALGLRRFVLVGHSISGGVTLAYAGENPRQVAGLFLVDPMTDSRQYPEEQVAAYIASLDAPDVAQAVRQDWAQMAGPRADVRERLLADLDATPLSAVTAVQRSSLRFDLTAALARYPGPKFSLVAPDNDAPHSLHRLGEGVAHQVVEGAGHWIQLDHPDEVNAALDAFLTKSAPA from the coding sequence ATGCTCGCACGCACCTGGCGCGGGGTAACGAAGGCGGAGGACGCCGACGCCTACCTCGCCTATCTCCACCAGACGGGCCTCACGCACTACCGGCGCACGCCGGGCAACCTGGCCGCGTACTGCCTGCGCAAGGTGACGGACGGACGCGCGGAGTTCCTCCTCGTCACGTTGTGGGAGTCCATGGACGCGGTGAAGCGCTTCGCGGGGGACTCGCCGGAGCGCGCCATCTTCTTCCCGGAGGATGACCGATACCTCATCGACCGGGACGTGCACGTCACCCACTACGAGGTCCCCTTCGCGGAAGGCCAGGCCTTCGAGCCCCAGCGGATCCGCTTCGACGACTTCCGGGTGGCGGGGCCCGCTGGCGACCTGCGGCTGGTGGACACCGGCGGTGGCGGCAAGGCGCTGCCCGTGGTCTTCGTGCACGGGCTCGCGGGCAACGCGTCCCACTGGCAGGCGCAGCTGGAGCACCTGGCCCGTCAGGGCCGCCGGGGCATCGCGCTGGAGCTGCGCGGCCACGGGTGCTCGACCGTGCCGGAGCCGGAGGACTACACGCTGGAGTCGCTCGCCGGGGACATCGCCGCCGTCGTGCGAGCGCTGGGGCTGCGCCGCTTCGTGCTGGTGGGGCACAGCATCAGCGGGGGCGTGACGCTGGCGTACGCGGGAGAGAACCCGCGGCAGGTGGCGGGGCTGTTCCTGGTGGATCCGATGACGGACTCGCGCCAGTACCCCGAGGAGCAGGTGGCCGCATACATCGCCTCGCTGGACGCGCCGGACGTGGCGCAGGCGGTGCGACAGGACTGGGCGCAGATGGCGGGGCCGCGCGCGGACGTGCGCGAGCGGTTGCTGGCGGACCTGGACGCGACGCCGCTGTCCGCCGTGACGGCCGTGCAGCGCTCCAGCCTGCGCTTCGACCTGACGGCGGCGCTCGCGCGCTACCCGGGGCCAAAGTTCTCGCTCGTCGCGCCGGACAACGACGCGCCGCACAGCCTCCACCGGCTGGGGGAAGGCGTGGCGCACCAGGTGGTGGAGGGCGCCGGCCACTGGATCCAACTGGACCATCCGGACGAGGTGAACGCCGCGCTGGACGCGTTCCTCACGAAGTCAGCACCAGCTTGA